A genomic region of Trifolium pratense cultivar HEN17-A07 linkage group LG3, ARS_RC_1.1, whole genome shotgun sequence contains the following coding sequences:
- the LOC123915098 gene encoding uncharacterized protein LOC123915098, protein MGLDDNAWCAYHRCRGHSTEKCFRLRDLIEELIKSGHLRKFIDDAAQGRVVVPKVPRQEPRDPPGPNREPPKGRISVNTIAGGFSGGGESSSARKRYVRRAISEIYLVSQPQPPNVPDLAFTAKDGLEVAPHDDDPLVIQVQILNCDVKRVLIDSGSSADIMYLEAFKAMQLAEEQLQPYSGTLVGFSGEQVDVMGYASLLTTFGEGSNAKTIKVRYLVVKTPFTSYNIIIGRPAFNTLGAAMSTLYLAIKYPLENGGVGTVRGDQILAKKCYESSLKIRHRTSSASGRFERRQAATPGGINIIESADMDPREEFQDRRKVKDVTGARTKFPRREQQKALHHNVMQK, encoded by the exons ATGGGGCTGGACGATAACGCCTGGTGCGCATATCACAGGTGTAGAGGTCACTCCACAGAAAAATGCTTCCGCTTAAGGGATTTAATCGAAGAACTAATAAAAAGCGGACACCTTCGCAAATTCATTGACGACGCCGCCCAAGGGCGGGTTGTCGTGCCAAAAGTTCCCCGGCAGGAGCCACGAGACCCTCCTGGGCCAAACAGAGAGCCTCCCAAGGGGAGAATCTCCGTGAATACAATAGCGGGAGGATTCTCAGGCGGGGGCgaatcaagctcagcaaggaaaagATATGTACGCCGAGCCATCTCGGAAATATACCTCGTAAGTCAGCCTCAGCCACCAAACGTACCAGATTTGGCATTCACGGCAAAGGATGGTTTGGAGGTAGCACCCCATGACGATGATCCCTTagtgatacaagtccaaattttgaactgtgaTGTAAAAAGAGTACTGATAGATTCGGGGAGTTCAGCGGACATTATGTACTtggaagctttcaaggccatgcagTTAGCAGAGGAGCAATTGCAACCATACTCCGGAACCCTGGTTGGGTTCTCTGGCGAACAAGTGGACGTGATGGGTTACGCCTCCCTTCTTACCACGTTTGGAGAAGGCAGCAACGCCAAAACTATCAAGGTGCGATACCTGgtagttaaaactccttttacctcctataatattattataggaaggCCCGCCTTTAACACAttaggggcggccatgtccactctatacctagcaataaaataccccctTGAGAATGGGGGAGTAGGAACAGTAAGGGGCGATCAGATTCTCGCCAAGAAGTGCTACGAGTCTAGCTTAAAGATACGACACCGAACTTCCAGCGCAAGCGGGAGATTCGaaagaagacaagccgcaaCTCCAGGCGGCATAAACATCATAGAGAGCGCAGATATGGATCCGAGAGAGGAATTCCAAGATCGAAGG aaagttAAAGATGTCACAGGTGCAAGGACAAAGTTTCCTAGACGAGAACAACAGAAGGCGTTACATCACAACGTAAtgcaaaaataa